The sequence ACTGCCCCGGGCCGTAATGGAAGATGCACTGGGTATACTGGAACTGATGGGACGAGCGGAATCCCTTGTCCACGGCAAACCGCTTGAAGAGTTGCATATGCATGAGATGGGGCAGCAGGATGCCATTGCTGATGTCGTTGGCGCTTCGGCAGCTTTTCATGCTCTTGAAATGACCAGTGCACAGGTATTATGCATGCCGGTAGCCGTGGGCGGCGGATATGTTGATACTTCCCACGGCACATTACCGGTTCCTGCTCCTGCCACTCTTGCAGTGCTTAACTCTTCAAAACTGGTATGGCGGGGCGGGCCTGTGGAGCATGAATTGCTTACTCCTACAGGGGCAGCCATCCTGGCGTATCTCACGCAGCACGATGGCACTACCTGTACTGTCTATCCACAGATGAACTCATCAGGCACAGGGTACGGGGCGGGTTCAAAAGATGTGGGTATGCTCAACATGCTGCGTACTGTAATGGGTGAATCTGATCCTGCCCTTGTCATCGACCATGTCGAGATGCTGGAGACCAATGTAGACGATGTGACCGGGGAAGTGCTGGGTTACCTGGTACAGGAATTGATGGATGACGGAGCCCTGGACGTGTCGGTGATACCTGCAACCATGAAGAAAGGACGCAGCGGGTCACTGATAAAGGTGGTATGCAGGACCGGGGATTCACACAGGCTGGCCCGCAGGATCATGGTAGAGACCGGCAGTCTGGGTGTAAGGCTGGTACCGGTCAGGCACAGGTTGACTGCCAGGCGTACCATGCTCCAGGTGGATATCGATGTGGCAGGTAAGCCGTACAGGGTCAGGGTAAAGACGGCCTGTGACACAGGGGGCCGCATCATTGGGATATCAGCAGAGTTCGAAGACTGCAAACTGGTCGCAGGCTCATCCGGTATCCAGGTAAAAGATATTATCCGCAGGGCAGAAGAGGTTGCAAGAGTGCAGCTGGAGTTAGAATAGAATTATTTAACATCTATATTGACGCTAATGTGCTTCAGATGAGAGACAAGGGTGAAAGCGAGCATGATGTACTGGAGCAGCTTTCGGCTTACAGGGCGAGGGACACACCGTATGACAGGGTGCTCAGCGCCATGTGTACTCGCCCACATCCGATAGCGGTCAGGGCCCATGATATGTTCATGGAAGCCAACCTGGGTGATGCCGGGCTGTTCAAGGGAGCGCATGAACTGGAATATGAAGCTATCGCCATGCTGGGTGGGATGCTGGGGGACCCTGGAGTCTCCGGATACATCACCACGGGGGGTACCGAATCCAATATTCAGGCCATCCGAGCTGCCAGGAATTCAGGTATCAGCAAAAATCCCAATATCGTGGTTTCCGAGTCGGCCCATTTTTCATTTGATAAGATAGCCAACCTGCTCAGGGTGGACGTGAGGAAGGCAGAACTGGATGAAGAGTTCAGGGTGGACCCTGCATCCGTGGAAGCCCATATAGACGATAACACGGTAGCCCTGGTGGGTATTGCCGGTACTACCGAGTTCGGGCAGATAGACCCCATCAGGGAACTGTCAGATATGGCACTGGAACGTGGGATTTTCCTGCACGTGGATGCAGCGTTCGGGGCTTTTGTCATACCTTTCCTTGACAAGACATACGATTTTGATTTCAGGCTGCCAGGGGTATCTTCAATGACAGCAGACCCTCACAAGATGGGCCTGTGCACTATACCGGCAGGCGGATTGCTGTTCAGGGACCGTTTGCACCTGCACGAACTGCGCACGCATACGCCGTACCTGACTATTGATACACAATACTCGTTGAGCGGTACCCGAAGCGGGGCGGTTGCGGCGGCTGCTTATGCTGTTATGCGACACATGGGTTTGGAAGGATACCGTAATACTGTGGACCATTGCATGAAGATGACCCGCAGGCTGGTCGAGCGGGTCAGTGAGTTCGGGGTTGAGCCGTTGATAGACCCTGTGATGAACGTGGTGGTGCTTGATGTGGGAGATACTGCAAAGGTGAGGAAGTCAATGTCACAGAAGGGGTGGTATACTTCAATAACGCGCAGTCCCTTTGCTCTGAGATTGGTAATTATGCCGCATCTGAGCGAAAAAAGGCTGGAAGAGTTCCTTGATGACCTTGAACTGGTCTGCAGGGAACTATAGTTGTTTTAAGACCAGTTCTCACAATCAAACGTACATACCTGTCTAAAAAACAAGTTGAAAAAATCAGTCGTATTCCCGCCAGGTCCTGCCACACCGGGTACACCTGAAGAAACGAGTTTCACTTTCATCGGCTGACCTGAGCTGCCGCAGCCACCAGTAGGCCGTGTCGTTACCGCATTCCTCACACACGACTTTAGAGGTGGGCAGGCCTGC comes from ANME-2 cluster archaeon and encodes:
- the larC gene encoding nickel pincer cofactor biosynthesis protein LarC, with the translated sequence MNPSSKILVFDPFMGASGDMVIASLLNLGADTSKVVQAMESAADVSVALSDVKTGHIMATRIDVAQHSDTRLKYHQMTDQIRSAGLPRAVMEDALGILELMGRAESLVHGKPLEELHMHEMGQQDAIADVVGASAAFHALEMTSAQVLCMPVAVGGGYVDTSHGTLPVPAPATLAVLNSSKLVWRGGPVEHELLTPTGAAILAYLTQHDGTTCTVYPQMNSSGTGYGAGSKDVGMLNMLRTVMGESDPALVIDHVEMLETNVDDVTGEVLGYLVQELMDDGALDVSVIPATMKKGRSGSLIKVVCRTGDSHRLARRIMVETGSLGVRLVPVRHRLTARRTMLQVDIDVAGKPYRVRVKTACDTGGRIIGISAEFEDCKLVAGSSGIQVKDIIRRAEEVARVQLELE
- the mfnA gene encoding tyrosine decarboxylase MfnA; this translates as MRDKGESEHDVLEQLSAYRARDTPYDRVLSAMCTRPHPIAVRAHDMFMEANLGDAGLFKGAHELEYEAIAMLGGMLGDPGVSGYITTGGTESNIQAIRAARNSGISKNPNIVVSESAHFSFDKIANLLRVDVRKAELDEEFRVDPASVEAHIDDNTVALVGIAGTTEFGQIDPIRELSDMALERGIFLHVDAAFGAFVIPFLDKTYDFDFRLPGVSSMTADPHKMGLCTIPAGGLLFRDRLHLHELRTHTPYLTIDTQYSLSGTRSGAVAAAAYAVMRHMGLEGYRNTVDHCMKMTRRLVERVSEFGVEPLIDPVMNVVVLDVGDTAKVRKSMSQKGWYTSITRSPFALRLVIMPHLSEKRLEEFLDDLELVCREL